One genomic region from Flagellimonas oceani encodes:
- a CDS encoding TraG family conjugative transposon ATPase, protein MNTTMNFHESYPILDVDQNRILANNGNIVYAYRVELPEIYSLSESDFEELHGHWFQALKSLPIGTLVHKQDIYRKTSYDAGRLPSDTYLAKATRDHFEGREHLSHECLIFFIWPKNRAINSSALINPFAKVSKKLPEKLGEGAEEFGKSVRDTVGFLNNSTKLKLLPFNQAAMIQYTDAYFNGFNEGFDTDMVLEKKKVQVGEHWFGAMAVNNEACFGDTVQTSRPNPHYTADGFLFHQGFIDGCGLAFPGNHIVNQIIHLDDRHKWRKQLEKRLEELSKSSNFGSRNKMLYDRVSDTLSKLNQDDSASIIRGQLNVLCWAKDQQRLDRSLSELTACFKELDIKPYCPVGKSRIHYMLNSYPMFSSNFADTDLYVTDLKHALCLWINSTNYRSDKKGIIFNDRLENIPVVKDVWDEEKRRIKARNFAIFAPTGEGKSFLANNILRQYFEQNVRLVIIDLGGSYAKFAQLYANQHIILKYEPGKNLGINPFYKTPGEAVTAEWLEDLTNFLIELYVPGEGSNKAQEVALKKILRSYYERVKKGHCLDGLYRYVQDNRVNLLEELDIDSSYFNLTNFLHILSEYVGDGLYSFLFKAGEDQSHRLEDKRLIVFELDEVRDNREVLSVMLKLIKSAIQRTIWQNRSEQGIILFDEFAKQLKFDNVLESVEFYYQAIRKQNGAIGIVLQSINQLPENHTSATILENTQVIYSLRNEKGYGALRDRLNLTSHDVDQLRSIKNDLKGERKYTEIFIKIGSESNIYRLEVPPEAYAAYLTDGSENQTIMNLFEKTHDMELAIKAFINQKEQKNENK, encoded by the coding sequence ATGAATACTACGATGAACTTTCATGAAAGCTATCCCATTTTGGATGTCGATCAGAACAGGATATTGGCCAACAACGGGAACATCGTCTATGCCTACAGGGTGGAACTGCCCGAGATCTACTCCCTGTCGGAGTCGGATTTCGAGGAGCTGCATGGCCATTGGTTCCAAGCATTGAAATCCCTCCCCATTGGTACGTTGGTACACAAGCAGGACATCTATCGAAAAACATCCTATGATGCCGGCCGATTGCCCAGTGACACCTACTTGGCCAAGGCCACAAGAGACCATTTTGAGGGCAGGGAACATCTTTCCCATGAGTGCCTGATCTTTTTTATCTGGCCCAAGAACAGGGCCATCAATAGCTCCGCGCTGATTAATCCTTTTGCCAAGGTATCCAAAAAGTTACCGGAAAAGCTAGGGGAAGGGGCGGAGGAGTTCGGCAAATCGGTTAGGGATACCGTTGGATTTCTCAACAATTCCACAAAACTAAAACTGTTACCCTTTAACCAGGCCGCAATGATCCAATACACCGATGCCTACTTCAACGGATTCAACGAAGGTTTTGATACGGACATGGTATTGGAAAAGAAAAAGGTCCAGGTCGGCGAGCATTGGTTCGGGGCCATGGCCGTGAACAATGAAGCCTGTTTTGGGGATACCGTGCAGACCAGTCGCCCCAACCCACATTATACTGCGGACGGTTTCTTGTTCCACCAAGGCTTTATCGACGGTTGCGGGCTTGCCTTTCCTGGAAATCATATCGTCAACCAGATTATCCATTTGGATGACCGGCACAAATGGCGCAAACAACTTGAAAAACGGTTGGAGGAACTCTCCAAGAGCAGCAATTTCGGATCCCGGAACAAAATGCTGTACGATAGGGTATCGGATACCCTTTCCAAGCTCAACCAAGATGATTCGGCATCTATCATCAGAGGCCAATTGAACGTGCTTTGTTGGGCAAAGGACCAGCAGCGTTTGGATCGATCGTTATCGGAACTCACCGCCTGTTTCAAGGAACTGGATATTAAACCCTACTGTCCGGTGGGCAAATCGCGCATCCATTATATGCTCAACAGCTATCCCATGTTTTCCAGCAATTTTGCGGATACCGACCTTTATGTCACCGACCTAAAACATGCGCTCTGTTTGTGGATCAATTCCACGAATTATCGCTCGGACAAAAAAGGAATCATTTTCAATGACCGTCTGGAAAACATACCTGTAGTCAAAGATGTATGGGATGAGGAAAAACGGCGTATCAAGGCCCGGAACTTTGCCATTTTTGCTCCCACGGGAGAAGGCAAGTCCTTTTTGGCCAACAATATATTACGGCAGTATTTTGAGCAGAATGTACGACTGGTGATCATCGATCTGGGCGGAAGCTATGCCAAGTTTGCCCAGTTGTACGCGAACCAGCACATTATCCTTAAATATGAACCCGGTAAAAACTTGGGCATCAATCCTTTTTATAAAACCCCTGGCGAAGCTGTCACCGCAGAGTGGTTGGAAGATCTGACAAACTTTCTGATAGAACTCTATGTCCCCGGCGAAGGGAGTAACAAAGCACAGGAAGTGGCCCTCAAGAAAATACTTCGTTCCTATTACGAAAGGGTCAAGAAAGGACATTGTCTGGATGGTCTATATCGGTACGTACAGGACAACCGTGTTAATCTGTTGGAGGAACTGGATATCGATTCCAGTTATTTCAACCTAACCAATTTTCTGCATATCCTCTCCGAATATGTTGGCGATGGCCTTTACAGTTTTCTTTTCAAAGCAGGGGAGGACCAATCGCATCGTTTGGAGGACAAGCGTCTGATCGTCTTTGAACTGGACGAGGTCAGGGACAACCGCGAGGTACTTTCGGTCATGCTCAAGCTCATCAAATCGGCCATCCAGCGCACAATTTGGCAGAACCGATCGGAGCAGGGCATCATCCTCTTCGATGAATTCGCCAAACAGCTCAAGTTTGACAATGTCTTGGAGAGTGTTGAATTCTACTATCAGGCCATCCGCAAACAGAACGGTGCCATTGGCATTGTCCTACAGTCCATCAACCAACTGCCGGAGAACCATACCTCGGCCACCATTCTGGAGAATACCCAGGTCATCTATAGCCTGCGCAATGAAAAGGGATATGGGGCACTGCGAGACCGCCTTAACCTGACTTCCCATGACGTGGACCAACTCCGCTCCATAAAGAACGACCTTAAGGGAGAGCGCAAGTATACAGAGATCTTTATCAAGATTGGGTCCGAGAGCAATATCTACCGCTTGGAAGTGCCCCCTGAGGCTTATGCCGCCTATCTCACGGATGGCTCCGAAAACCAGACCATAATGAATCTTTTTGAAAAGACCCATGATATGGAATTGGCCATTAAAGCATTTATCAATCAGAAAGAGCAAAAAAATGAAAACAAATAA
- a CDS encoding conjugal transfer protein yields the protein MKTNKDRFFRKKFLTLLLTLIFTLLLPGRATAQGMPVYDNTNFLSLGKQLIESAKQTAELLNMVEELNAVREKIEKVNNAVRQYQAVRDITKNNEELFEMVGDDLREVLNSPYIHGDEVEVITNAFNGIMEHSLNQLDFMEQVLSNDFLNMSDAERLKILEDQREASQRMLVDIKLKKRRYDMVISFRKMKTLIKDRKLNY from the coding sequence ATGAAAACAAATAAAGACCGATTCTTCAGGAAAAAATTCTTGACATTGTTGTTGACGCTGATCTTCACGCTATTACTGCCCGGCCGTGCTACGGCCCAAGGGATGCCGGTATATGACAACACCAATTTTTTGTCCTTGGGCAAACAGTTGATCGAATCCGCCAAGCAGACCGCAGAACTCTTAAATATGGTAGAAGAGCTCAATGCCGTCAGGGAAAAGATAGAGAAGGTAAACAATGCCGTCAGGCAATACCAAGCGGTCAGGGATATCACCAAAAACAATGAAGAGCTTTTCGAGATGGTCGGGGACGACCTAAGGGAAGTATTGAACTCTCCCTATATCCATGGGGATGAAGTGGAGGTCATCACCAATGCCTTCAATGGCATCATGGAACATTCATTAAATCAGCTGGATTTTATGGAACAAGTGCTCAGCAATGATTTTTTGAACATGAGCGATGCGGAGCGCTTGAAGATTTTGGAGGACCAACGTGAGGCATCCCAAAGGATGTTGGTCGATATCAAGCTCAAAAAAAGGAGATATGACATGGTGATCTCCTTTCGGAAAATGAAGACCCTTATCAAGGACAGAAAATTGAACTATTAA
- a CDS encoding cobyric acid synthase CobQ has protein sequence MSNKKIKYYPVGNGDTSLIKLGNTNIITDCKIREVKDDIYDVKKDLIQELDERDEKPYTDIFVLTHHDNDHCQNFGIHFHTGKVSSYVDGDEKIIIDELWVNEYILSDEDISDDSDAGVIRKEVKRRRNLYKNNDSSKDERGNRLVLVGYDDNNNFTNVPQYIPGDIVSEANGISFEKFDLFIHAPFKADVIDCNAIGDRNMSSIVYQARFYKSNGVDYSCRILHGGDADHYRWARIKEKSEKNQNTDALEWDIFQTPHHCSWTFFNDTPYKDDDKGIDNSKAKQTSLDILNYKLTGAKVVATSKLVVDDEDNPPHYPARDEYVSVVGKTNFENTQKFYDDHKKPIVFEINDYGTTLKRAATAAIGAGVKKPSRAG, from the coding sequence ATGAGCAATAAAAAAATTAAATATTACCCAGTAGGAAATGGTGATACTTCGTTGATTAAACTTGGTAACACTAATATTATTACAGATTGTAAAATTAGGGAGGTTAAAGATGATATTTATGATGTCAAAAAAGACCTTATTCAAGAATTAGACGAAAGAGATGAAAAACCTTATACGGACATCTTTGTATTAACACACCACGACAATGACCATTGCCAAAATTTCGGAATACACTTCCATACCGGAAAGGTGAGTTCATACGTTGATGGTGACGAGAAAATTATTATAGATGAACTATGGGTCAATGAATATATTTTAAGTGATGAAGATATATCAGATGACTCTGACGCAGGAGTAATTAGAAAAGAAGTAAAACGCAGAAGAAATTTGTACAAAAACAATGATAGTTCCAAAGATGAGCGTGGAAATAGATTAGTATTAGTGGGGTATGATGACAATAATAATTTTACAAATGTTCCTCAATATATACCGGGGGATATTGTCTCAGAAGCAAATGGAATTAGTTTTGAAAAGTTTGATTTATTTATTCATGCTCCATTCAAAGCGGATGTTATCGATTGTAATGCCATTGGCGATAGGAATATGTCCAGTATTGTCTACCAAGCTAGATTCTATAAAAGTAACGGAGTCGATTACTCTTGTAGGATTCTGCACGGAGGTGATGCTGACCATTACAGATGGGCTAGAATAAAAGAGAAGTCGGAAAAAAACCAAAATACTGATGCTCTAGAGTGGGATATTTTTCAAACACCGCACCATTGTTCTTGGACTTTTTTCAATGACACACCTTATAAAGATGATGACAAGGGCATCGATAATTCAAAAGCAAAGCAAACTTCTTTGGATATTTTAAACTATAAATTAACTGGAGCAAAAGTTGTTGCTACCTCCAAGTTAGTTGTTGATGACGAAGATAACCCTCCACACTACCCTGCAAGAGATGAATATGTTTCAGTTGTAGGGAAAACTAACTTTGAGAACACACAAAAATTTTATGATGACCATAAAAAACCAATAGTTTTTGAGATTAATGATTATGGCACAACCTTAAAAAGAGCAGCAACAGCAGCAATAGGTGCTGGGGTTAAAAAACCATCTAGAGCAGGTTAA
- a CDS encoding ThiF family adenylyltransferase, giving the protein MEQDYKDPLGEELDVDKLKNEHSKQIVSSISAFDNTIKLLKISNNDDEHQEFIYINILPDIPNNPINDIRQEESLVIVTSINNQNLPKVYALRNDFPLGLPHTNITKDKRPVSLCLFEETFEELKHNWSGSVFLQSIKNWLELTAINALHQEDQHLEPFIIGNGGMIMGNNTHRFFSKLSGNFYKSTDDPVKKSFHKIFISITPLKNGVVHQRVDNLFDLIELFNSKGVDFKAFLKPRILELGELGLGLNKDRDFWEATLFINVQIPIIRYEDQTEPTFICFKVDCSLGKMLNMYGFAILGTKDIHHTGEKFSEENLKAIEIEILNPIPDLDVEWARKYSGTENSKGIDNKISLVGIGALGSQFFMNLARNGFGSWNLIDKDFLLPHNFIRHASTNIEKHTSLNKAEALSKQANELLSDNDFSKSFPLSVSSLDKTILEESDIVIDMSTSIGVERYLVNEIEGPRKLSSFLNPSGTDLVMLTEDNEGVFPLDTLEVQYYKELIQNPNLTNHLEFEQSGKIRYARGCRDITSKIPQENLSIFSGISAKNFKKKLSNNTADIEIWRLDELQSVKHFNFTIDNWHKVSISDWTVLINEDHLLNIISRHRNNKLPNETGGVLIGTVDTYYKKIYIAHTILSPKDSIERPTLFIRGIDGVSGELQRISQITNQNLKYLGEWHSHPRHCSLNMSGDDKIQFAELTREAELNGQPALILILGDSGEFQIYLNNLKI; this is encoded by the coding sequence ATGGAGCAAGATTACAAAGACCCGTTGGGTGAAGAATTAGATGTGGATAAATTAAAAAATGAACATTCAAAGCAAATTGTTTCATCAATTTCTGCTTTTGATAATACTATTAAGTTATTGAAAATATCAAATAACGATGATGAACATCAAGAATTTATTTACATAAATATTCTTCCTGATATTCCCAACAATCCAATAAACGATATACGTCAGGAAGAAAGTTTAGTAATCGTTACATCTATAAACAATCAGAATTTACCAAAAGTTTATGCTCTAAGAAATGATTTTCCTTTAGGGTTACCCCATACCAACATTACAAAAGATAAGCGACCTGTTAGCCTTTGTCTTTTTGAGGAAACTTTCGAAGAGTTAAAGCACAATTGGTCTGGTTCGGTGTTTTTACAATCAATAAAGAATTGGTTAGAATTGACTGCTATCAATGCATTACATCAAGAAGACCAGCATTTAGAACCTTTTATTATTGGCAATGGAGGAATGATTATGGGAAACAATACCCACAGGTTTTTTAGTAAGTTATCTGGGAACTTCTACAAAAGTACTGATGATCCTGTAAAAAAGAGTTTTCATAAAATATTTATTTCTATTACTCCTCTAAAAAATGGAGTCGTACATCAAAGGGTAGATAATCTATTTGACTTGATTGAATTATTTAATTCAAAAGGAGTAGATTTTAAGGCTTTTTTAAAGCCCAGAATATTAGAACTGGGGGAGCTAGGGTTAGGACTAAATAAAGACCGTGATTTCTGGGAAGCAACACTTTTCATAAATGTCCAAATTCCAATTATTAGATATGAAGACCAAACCGAGCCGACTTTTATATGTTTTAAAGTAGATTGTTCCTTAGGCAAAATGTTAAATATGTACGGGTTCGCAATCTTGGGCACTAAAGATATTCACCATACTGGTGAAAAGTTTTCTGAAGAAAACTTGAAAGCAATCGAGATTGAAATACTAAACCCAATTCCAGACCTAGACGTGGAGTGGGCAAGAAAATATAGCGGTACTGAAAATAGCAAAGGTATCGACAATAAAATATCATTGGTAGGTATAGGTGCTTTAGGTTCTCAATTTTTTATGAATTTAGCCAGAAATGGATTTGGAAGCTGGAACCTAATTGACAAAGATTTTCTACTTCCTCATAATTTTATCAGACATGCGTCAACAAATATTGAGAAACATACTTCTCTAAATAAGGCAGAAGCATTGTCCAAACAGGCCAATGAACTTTTGAGCGATAACGATTTTTCTAAGTCATTCCCTTTATCCGTTTCTAGTTTAGACAAAACCATATTAGAAGAATCAGACATAGTAATAGATATGTCCACCTCTATTGGAGTTGAAAGATATTTGGTAAATGAGATAGAAGGTCCTAGAAAATTATCCTCCTTTCTAAATCCAAGCGGTACTGATTTAGTAATGCTTACTGAAGACAATGAAGGAGTTTTTCCCCTAGATACTCTGGAAGTTCAGTATTATAAGGAATTAATACAAAACCCTAATTTAACTAATCACTTAGAATTTGAACAAAGTGGCAAAATAAGGTATGCCAGAGGTTGTAGAGATATAACTTCAAAGATACCGCAGGAGAATCTATCTATTTTCTCTGGTATTTCGGCAAAAAATTTCAAAAAAAAATTATCCAATAACACCGCAGATATTGAAATTTGGCGACTTGATGAATTACAATCTGTAAAGCACTTCAATTTTACCATAGATAATTGGCATAAAGTTTCTATTAGTGATTGGACTGTATTAATAAATGAGGACCATCTTCTGAATATAATTTCAAGACACAGAAATAATAAATTACCTAATGAGACTGGCGGTGTTTTAATTGGAACTGTCGATACTTATTACAAAAAAATATACATTGCTCACACCATTTTATCTCCTAAGGATAGTATTGAAAGACCTACTTTATTTATAAGGGGTATTGATGGTGTTTCTGGTGAATTGCAAAGAATAAGTCAAATCACAAACCAGAATCTTAAATATTTGGGCGAATGGCACAGCCATCCTAGACATTGTAGTTTAAATATGAGTGGGGACGATAAAATCCAATTCGCTGAGCTTACAAGAGAGGCTGAACTTAACGGCCAACCAGCGTTGATCCTTATTCTTGGTGACAGCGGAGAATTCCAAATATACCTTAACAACCTTAAAATCTAG
- a CDS encoding DUF4138 domain-containing protein: MKTLYLFSLLTLSLFGLNAQSDTLYINDTHILPMIFPEPIERAVTGHPNYTFGYNVDTLERLGLLQGNPGTDSNLLVLTRDGLAYSYYLVYRDELKISYRFITENDAIGSVSSIKLLDSLNREKKCSPQNSIQSNRTQYQEASNYFLDQSSKMLKSKRRNGIILRLCEVGYFGKQTYVVLEIENKSKIDFEVDFVQIFKSHGNSRKKSSYQKLIMEPLYRYGMPKTVRVGQRERFVFVVPKFTLGSRENLLVELREKRGDREMVVRLK, translated from the coding sequence ATGAAAACGCTATATCTTTTTAGTTTACTGACCTTATCACTTTTTGGACTAAATGCCCAATCAGACACGCTGTATATCAACGACACCCATATATTGCCCATGATATTCCCAGAGCCAATTGAAAGGGCCGTAACCGGACATCCGAATTACACCTTTGGTTATAATGTCGATACACTGGAAAGATTGGGACTTTTACAAGGGAATCCCGGTACCGATAGCAACCTTTTGGTACTGACCCGAGACGGTCTGGCCTATTCCTATTATTTAGTCTATAGGGATGAACTTAAGATAAGTTATCGCTTTATAACTGAGAATGATGCTATCGGAAGTGTTTCATCTATAAAACTTTTGGATTCATTAAACCGGGAGAAAAAATGTTCCCCTCAAAATAGTATCCAATCTAATAGGACACAGTACCAAGAGGCAAGCAACTACTTTTTGGACCAAAGTTCCAAAATGCTCAAATCCAAACGTAGGAACGGAATCATTCTTCGATTGTGCGAAGTGGGTTATTTTGGAAAGCAAACCTATGTTGTCTTAGAAATCGAAAATAAATCCAAGATTGATTTTGAAGTTGATTTTGTCCAAATCTTTAAATCCCATGGAAATTCAAGAAAAAAATCTTCCTATCAAAAACTTATCATGGAGCCACTTTATAGGTATGGAATGCCCAAAACGGTCAGGGTTGGACAAAGGGAGCGATTTGTATTTGTAGTTCCCAAGTTTACCTTGGGCAGCCGTGAAAATTTATTGGTGGAGCTTCGAGAAAAGCGAGGTGATAGAGAAATGGTTGTTCGGTTAAAGTAA
- the traM gene encoding conjugative transposon protein TraM: MKLEKNKLLFIGLMVCLLGFIVLYTLSMEESGDGELKQPKVPTLTEEPEEYRSKLEAVDAIKEERERPKPSLYGEQYVDSTGAYDITFKDKERQRIVDSIYREGRIDYGEGMYRKPDKEFQNESEIKSETHNPPITPEQERIHFSTAHIAFFSSQPIKRDSVHLPVAILAMVNGEQRVRAKNRLELRLKEDVKIKGMYFKRNTLLYGLVSFRTNRVFVSIDHIGKHPIHLKAYDKLDGGEGIYIENSYREEATREVMDDAVQDINLPGIPQVSGIKQVFRRSNRTVKVTIHDGYQLILKP; the protein is encoded by the coding sequence ATGAAACTGGAAAAAAACAAATTGTTGTTTATAGGACTGATGGTCTGCTTGCTCGGGTTTATAGTGCTCTACACCCTATCAATGGAGGAATCGGGAGACGGGGAATTAAAACAGCCGAAGGTGCCCACATTGACGGAAGAACCTGAGGAGTACCGCTCCAAATTGGAGGCTGTGGATGCCATCAAGGAAGAACGGGAAAGACCAAAACCCAGTCTTTACGGAGAACAGTATGTCGACTCCACGGGGGCCTATGACATTACATTTAAGGATAAGGAACGTCAGCGTATTGTTGACAGTATTTATAGGGAGGGACGTATCGATTATGGAGAAGGGATGTACCGAAAGCCTGATAAAGAGTTCCAAAATGAGAGCGAAATAAAATCCGAAACTCATAATCCTCCCATAACACCAGAACAAGAACGCATTCACTTTTCAACGGCCCATATTGCTTTTTTTTCTTCTCAACCGATAAAGCGGGATAGTGTTCATCTTCCCGTTGCAATCCTGGCCATGGTCAATGGAGAGCAGCGGGTAAGGGCCAAAAACCGATTGGAACTTCGGCTAAAGGAGGATGTTAAAATCAAGGGGATGTACTTCAAACGGAACACCTTGCTCTATGGCCTTGTTTCTTTTAGAACCAATCGGGTCTTTGTATCCATCGACCATATCGGTAAACACCCCATCCATTTGAAAGCCTACGATAAGTTAGATGGTGGAGAAGGCATATATATTGAGAACAGTTACCGTGAAGAAGCCACACGTGAAGTGATGGACGATGCCGTCCAGGATATCAACCTTCCTGGCATACCTCAAGTGAGCGGTATCAAACAAGTTTTTAGACGTTCCAATCGAACGGTGAAGGTGACCATTCATGATGGCTATCAACTCATTCTTAAACCTTAA
- a CDS encoding ImmA/IrrE family metallo-endopeptidase produces the protein MKNHRYNKGSAAAKNLLEEYGFESLLDFSLELFASGLGATVIEKPLVNSDGRIIFGKKHTIIEINQDIEFEQKKRFTLAHEIGHFVLHKGIDIHNDTEATTSWFNNKEKQAKNGRVEYEANQFASELLMPSTLFYEKQKGKKFSPQLLRDLAVFFKTSITSIAFKYFELGDHPICLFHSHNKTVSYWKWPDGYPHFIIDRTKLEPPEDSVAMEFFEKGKIYAKHQAKQQIWKSTWFDLKHWEDDNDFNFFEYCIISSSHNSVLSVVWEE, from the coding sequence ATGAAGAATCATAGATATAATAAAGGCTCTGCAGCAGCAAAAAACCTACTTGAGGAATATGGCTTTGAAAGTCTTTTGGACTTTTCCCTAGAATTGTTTGCAAGTGGTCTTGGAGCAACCGTTATCGAAAAGCCTTTGGTAAACTCTGATGGACGAATCATATTTGGAAAAAAACACACTATAATTGAAATAAACCAAGATATTGAATTTGAACAAAAAAAACGTTTCACATTAGCCCACGAAATTGGACATTTTGTGCTTCATAAAGGTATTGATATTCATAACGATACTGAAGCAACTACATCGTGGTTCAATAATAAGGAAAAACAGGCAAAAAATGGTCGTGTTGAATATGAGGCTAACCAATTCGCTTCCGAATTGCTGATGCCAAGTACACTATTTTATGAAAAACAAAAGGGTAAAAAATTTTCCCCTCAATTACTAAGGGATTTGGCTGTTTTTTTCAAGACGAGTATTACATCAATAGCTTTTAAATATTTTGAATTGGGAGACCACCCAATTTGTCTTTTTCACTCACATAACAAAACTGTAAGTTACTGGAAATGGCCAGATGGTTACCCACATTTCATCATTGATAGAACAAAACTTGAACCACCCGAAGATTCGGTGGCGATGGAATTTTTTGAAAAAGGAAAAATATATGCCAAGCACCAGGCTAAGCAGCAAATTTGGAAATCTACCTGGTTCGATTTAAAGCACTGGGAAGATGATAATGATTTCAATTTTTTTGAGTACTGTATTATTTCAAGTTCTCACAATTCAGTTCTGAGTGTTGTATGGGAAGAGTAA
- a CDS encoding conjugal transfer protein TraK, translating into MKKVYKNITDVLRLNRFIVLAVVILCLLTSGLSLGLLYHYQKKLLNSAFAIGGDGAIVPLQLVDQQQKREVEALTHIDRFHRLFYGIDGTNYRDHLEKALRLGDASVDAIYRQKRSDGVYNRLLQFSLRQQIEQVEIELDLKSEPYGFRARTLFEVHRGTVTDRYQLDTSGKLINVDRNFPHNPHGLLIIDFYEDSLRKLKPQTK; encoded by the coding sequence ATGAAAAAAGTATATAAAAATATTACCGACGTACTGCGCCTGAACCGTTTTATCGTTTTGGCCGTGGTCATACTCTGTCTATTGACCAGTGGACTTTCCTTGGGCCTGTTGTACCACTATCAAAAGAAACTGTTGAACTCCGCTTTTGCTATAGGTGGGGATGGAGCCATTGTGCCCTTACAACTGGTCGACCAGCAGCAAAAACGCGAAGTGGAGGCCCTGACCCATATCGACCGTTTCCATCGGCTCTTCTATGGGATTGATGGCACCAATTACAGAGATCATCTGGAAAAGGCGCTCAGGTTGGGGGATGCCTCTGTGGATGCCATCTATCGACAGAAAAGATCGGACGGGGTCTATAACCGTTTGTTGCAGTTCTCCCTGCGACAGCAGATTGAACAAGTGGAGATTGAGTTGGACTTAAAATCGGAGCCTTATGGTTTTCGGGCAAGGACCTTATTCGAGGTCCATAGGGGCACGGTCACCGACCGCTACCAATTGGACACTTCTGGGAAACTCATTAATGTGGACCGGAACTTTCCGCACAATCCACATGGATTGCTGATCATCGATTTCTATGAGGATTCCCTTCGAAAACTAAAACCACAAACCAAATAA
- a CDS encoding ComEC/Rec2 family competence protein produces MDFSIDMLDLGNADCQIIWTKTNGQDFVTIIDGGNPKDATTIIAHYEKYIKPHVIKDCPILIINTHPHKDHIGGLADIVHYFKSQIVRFYYNDPTLYIDEARRTDIRGLYESILYSNRKVKRIMESLQDVDDLKIVLNQYNIVPLEAFSDTQLDHNLFEIVGPSKEFYLEQLDYFTNIKSLKFMGLNTLKESEVNEVEEGLIPCKILDEKNDSSAENLTSVLTKFTDSSGRKYLFTADAGIDSFESATQNGYDLKNLHICQLPHHGSRRNISTNWVSYFNPNHFWVSANGSAKHPRKAVISCIKKNLSNCSVYSTHKGGTKHINSTSNLFPKRNWNTAKPL; encoded by the coding sequence ATGGACTTTAGTATTGATATGTTAGACCTAGGCAATGCAGATTGCCAAATTATTTGGACTAAAACCAATGGACAGGATTTTGTAACAATTATTGACGGTGGCAATCCGAAAGATGCTACTACAATTATTGCCCACTATGAGAAATACATTAAGCCCCATGTTATCAAAGATTGCCCTATACTTATAATAAATACCCATCCACACAAAGACCACATTGGCGGCTTGGCGGATATCGTACATTATTTTAAAAGTCAAATTGTGCGATTTTATTATAACGACCCAACCTTGTACATCGATGAAGCAAGGAGGACAGATATTCGAGGCCTCTACGAGTCCATTTTATATTCAAATAGAAAAGTCAAGAGAATAATGGAGTCACTACAAGATGTTGATGATTTAAAAATTGTTCTAAATCAATATAATATTGTACCATTAGAGGCATTTTCGGATACTCAACTAGACCATAACTTGTTTGAAATTGTTGGGCCTTCAAAAGAATTTTATTTAGAACAGCTTGACTATTTTACGAATATTAAATCTCTTAAATTTATGGGTCTTAATACTCTAAAAGAATCTGAAGTTAACGAAGTTGAAGAAGGGCTCATACCATGTAAGATTTTAGACGAAAAAAATGATTCTTCAGCTGAAAACCTAACATCGGTTCTCACAAAATTCACAGATTCAAGTGGAAGGAAATACCTTTTTACTGCAGATGCTGGAATTGATTCTTTTGAATCTGCTACACAGAATGGTTATGATTTAAAAAACTTACACATTTGCCAACTGCCACACCATGGTAGTAGAAGAAATATTAGTACCAATTGGGTATCCTATTTTAACCCAAATCATTTTTGGGTTTCCGCAAATGGGAGTGCAAAGCATCCAAGAAAAGCCGTTATAAGCTGTATCAAAAAGAATCTTTCTAATTGCAGTGTATATAGTACGCATAAAGGGGGAACAAAGCACATAAATTCTACATCAAATCTTTTTCCAAAAAGAAACTGGAATACTGCAAAACCTTTATAA
- a CDS encoding cupin domain-containing protein, protein MIEEVMPPNTNEVKHYHSKAQQFFYILKGEAIFELKNGLVRVVEREGIHIEPKNVHQIRNEGKVDLEFLVISEPTSRGDRIEIE, encoded by the coding sequence ATGATTGAGGAGGTAATGCCCCCAAACACAAATGAGGTAAAGCACTATCATTCAAAGGCCCAGCAATTTTTTTACATTTTGAAAGGTGAAGCGATATTTGAGTTGAAAAATGGATTGGTAAGGGTTGTGGAACGCGAAGGGATTCATATTGAACCCAAAAATGTACATCAAATACGAAATGAAGGAAAAGTGGATTTGGAATTTCTTGTAATTTCAGAGCCTACTTCTCGAGGGGATAGAATAGAGATTGAATAA